One genomic segment of Clostridium saccharoperbutylacetonicum N1-4(HMT) includes these proteins:
- a CDS encoding aminopeptidase P family protein, with product MKKEAFIRNRSNLINSLENNSIVVLFSGKPCKKTGDEFYQFTVNKNFYYLTGIQEEEHIIVLSKIKGEISEKLFLKDLDLDKELWNGKTLRDTEGQEISGVKDVVYMKEFTSYLNRLIRGVEEINLYLDLDREEMEEEDSIANVFGRDMNQKYPYINIKNISHKIAPLRMIKSDEEIAEMRKAIEITIAGVKSLMKNAKAGMKEYELEAYFDFECKTKGVKDYAFRTIAAAGKNAAILHYVNNDSEIKDGDLILFDLGAQWNLYNADITRDFPVNGKFTARQKEVYEAVLRVNKAVIKKIKPGVDSKELNAWAKDLIAEECIGLGLIKEKSEVNKYYWHSIGHNLGLDTHDLGILGREFTFAEGMVFTVEPGIYISEESIGIRIEDDILVTKDGCEVLTKDMIKEVNEIEEFMK from the coding sequence ATGAAGAAAGAGGCATTTATTAGAAACAGAAGTAATTTAATCAACAGTTTAGAAAATAATTCGATTGTAGTTTTATTTTCAGGAAAGCCATGCAAAAAGACTGGAGATGAATTCTATCAATTTACAGTTAATAAAAATTTTTATTATTTAACAGGAATACAAGAAGAAGAGCATATTATAGTTTTGTCAAAAATTAAAGGAGAAATAAGCGAAAAGCTATTCTTAAAAGATTTAGATTTAGATAAAGAGTTATGGAATGGAAAGACTTTAAGAGATACTGAGGGGCAAGAAATATCTGGCGTAAAAGATGTAGTTTATATGAAGGAATTTACTTCTTATTTAAATAGGTTAATAAGAGGTGTTGAAGAGATTAATTTATATTTAGATTTAGATAGAGAAGAAATGGAAGAAGAAGACTCTATAGCTAATGTTTTTGGAAGGGATATGAATCAAAAATACCCTTACATTAATATAAAAAATATATCTCATAAGATAGCACCTCTAAGAATGATTAAATCTGATGAAGAAATAGCAGAAATGAGAAAAGCAATAGAAATAACAATAGCAGGTGTAAAGTCGTTAATGAAAAATGCTAAAGCTGGAATGAAAGAATATGAGCTTGAAGCATATTTTGATTTTGAATGTAAAACAAAAGGAGTTAAGGATTACGCCTTCAGAACTATTGCAGCAGCAGGAAAAAATGCGGCAATACTTCATTATGTAAATAATGATAGCGAAATAAAAGATGGTGATTTAATATTATTTGATCTAGGAGCTCAATGGAATTTATATAATGCAGATATCACTAGAGATTTTCCGGTAAATGGGAAGTTTACAGCTAGACAAAAAGAAGTTTACGAAGCTGTTCTAAGAGTGAATAAAGCTGTTATTAAAAAGATAAAGCCAGGTGTAGATTCTAAAGAATTAAATGCGTGGGCAAAGGATTTAATTGCTGAAGAATGTATTGGATTAGGACTTATTAAAGAAAAGTCTGAAGTTAATAAATATTATTGGCATAGCATAGGACATAATTTAGGGTTAGATACCCATGATTTGGGAATATTGGGAAGAGAATTTACTTTTGCAGAAGGAATGGTATTTACAGTTGAACCAGGAATATACATTAGTGAAGAATCTATTGGAATAAGAATTGAAGATGATATTTTAGTTACCAAGGATGGTTGCGAAGTCTTGACCAAAGATATGATTAAAGAAGTTAATGAAATTGAAGAGTTTATGAAATAA
- a CDS encoding spore maturation protein, which yields MFNYLSKSIIPIIFLLIITYGMFKGRKVYEWFIEGAKDGLQVTLRIFPYLLAMIIAVQIFKEAKLMDLLNNLIAPIGNLIGLPKDLIPLLIIKPLSGSGAIGVFTDIIKSFGPDTRTGLIASVVMGSTETIFYTITVYFGAIKVKKIRHTLWAAILADMTAIIMAIFVVNIFLC from the coding sequence ATGTTTAATTATTTAAGTAAAAGCATAATACCAATAATATTTTTACTTATTATAACCTATGGAATGTTCAAAGGAAGAAAAGTTTATGAATGGTTTATAGAAGGAGCTAAAGATGGTTTACAAGTAACTTTAAGGATATTTCCATATCTTTTAGCTATGATAATTGCAGTGCAAATATTTAAGGAAGCTAAATTAATGGATTTATTAAATAATCTAATAGCACCTATCGGAAATTTGATTGGATTGCCAAAGGATCTTATTCCTTTGCTAATAATAAAACCTTTATCAGGAAGTGGAGCAATAGGGGTATTTACAGATATAATAAAAAGTTTTGGACCAGATACTAGAACTGGACTTATAGCTTCTGTTGTAATGGGGAGTACAGAAACAATATTTTACACAATTACAGTGTATTTTGGAGCAATAAAAGTTAAAAAAATAAGGCATACTTTATGGGCAGCAATACTAGCAGATATGACAGCAATAATTATGGCAATTTTTGTGGTAAATATATTTTTATGTTAA
- a CDS encoding nucleoside recognition domain-containing protein: MINYIWFFLIFFGILVGILSGNGEIISKAIINSSGNTVTFAIELTGIMCFWCGAMKVAENSGLTEKISKLLKPILKLIFKEASKDEKTLGAIVMNLTANMMGLSNAATPFGIKAMEEMNRLNDNKGIASNDMALFLVLNATCIQLIPSTIISIRAACNSLNPGIIILPTLVSTTTAAIVGIVCCKILQKYF, from the coding sequence ATGATAAATTATATTTGGTTTTTTCTAATATTTTTCGGAATTTTAGTTGGGATATTGAGTGGAAATGGTGAAATTATTTCTAAAGCAATAATTAATTCATCAGGGAATACTGTTACTTTTGCAATTGAACTTACTGGTATAATGTGTTTTTGGTGTGGTGCGATGAAGGTGGCCGAAAATAGTGGACTCACAGAAAAAATATCGAAATTATTAAAACCAATTCTAAAACTTATTTTTAAAGAAGCATCAAAGGACGAAAAAACTTTAGGTGCTATAGTAATGAATCTTACAGCTAATATGATGGGATTGTCTAATGCAGCAACACCATTTGGAATTAAGGCAATGGAGGAAATGAATAGGTTAAATGATAATAAAGGGATTGCATCTAATGATATGGCACTTTTTCTAGTATTAAATGCTACTTGTATTCAATTAATTCCATCTACAATAATTTCTATAAGAGCTGCATGTAATTCATTAAATCCAGGTATTATAATATTACCTACACTAGTATCTACTACAACAGCAGCAATTGTTGGAATAGTATGCTGCAAAATATTGCAGAAGTATTTTTGA